AACATATTAGGTTAAGCCGCCCGTTTGACCGCTTTTTCTATAGTTTTCGCCCTTCTTTATGTCGTTCATATATACAGTGTCAATAAAACTATATTCTTGCTAGCCTACGCGTTCTGACCAGCACCATTACTGTGTACAACACAAAGGCGACCACAGTGGagaggctgctgctgctcgtCGAATGTCTAATCACGACCACACGTTCCAAGGTcgcaagaagaagctttcgGGATGGGTCAGGAGAATGATCCAGCCGGCGAAGGATGCCTCTGCAAGAAACCAGCTGGTGTCGGATGAAATCCTGGGAGAGGAGACAGATCTGCAGGCATCGACGGCATCCAGGTCACCGAATGACGATGACGGCGTGTCTATGAAAGTGCTGTGGGATTCGGGCCCCGTCAGGGCTAAATCGGAACCCAGGTCAATCGAGCGCGACTCCGAACAGGAACCAGTAGACAACGTCAGCATAACACCGCTGTTTTCAATGTGCTCGTCATCTGTCAAGTCTTCTACCTTCTCAGATTCGTACTCTATCCAATCGACAAGAGCTACAGTGGTGTCGGGACGAACCGTCGAGACGAATTCCAGCACGATGGCGATCCCGCCGGCCAGCATCCTGGGCAGAACAAGAGCATCCTCGATTACAGCACCAGCAAGCAGCAATTCCTCGGTAGGACCTGCGACGCCGACTTCGGTCGCCCAGCCGTACCATTCGCACCACCGGCACTACCAGGGGCCCAGCTCACGCCCCAGCAGTATGCGACATATCCAGATCCAAAGAGACCCAAGCAGCGACACGATCAACTCGTCGTCGACCATCAAGTagaagctcaattgaccaTTTGCAGAGCTCTCATCgcttgctcatcgctaatGTGCCACTACCACGTGGTTCTTGGGTGTTTTCGCTGAGCAGGCAGCTGAAAAATGCCCATAAGAAGACGACTGTTGAAGGATTGCAAGATCATCACCATTGGCATGGCTGTTTAtttctcttttgattcGTTGAATTGCAATATTAGGCGGTTATGAGTGGGAAAGACGGTCTTGCCAGGAGGAAACCTGTAGAGCAAGTGGACGCTTCGCTCGACCAACCAATTAATGTAGAGGCTCCACCAACGATTTACGGTTCTGCGATTACGCCAGGATTGGCTACTGCGTCGTTGAACCTTTCTGTTGATTTCATTAAGCAGCAACAGTCACTCGCTAACAGGGGGATGATCCATCATTACATAACTAAGGCGGTGTTGGTTGTTGTCGCTTCGATCTACCTGGGCCGTACGATAACTTTGCCGAGAAATTTAAGCTCCGGATCTGTGGCTGAGTTCGCTTATCAATTCATGCTGTTCAACAGATATCCGTTGGGAACTTCAATAGCTCTGCTGGCGCTGACCTTCCTGTGTTTGCTGACAGTATACTCCAGGGTTACCGAGAcattcttcaagagcaagatTAGCGAGGCGACTGCGGATAGCGGTAAATCCTGCTTTGGCATGAACTTGAGAGAATACATCTTGAAGCCAGAGAAGGGACCTAGAGATGCCCAGGCCGATAATACCTATGTCATCGTCTACAGAGAGACTCCAATCGCTGTTATCTCGCTGAGCGAAAATAAGTCCCTGTCTTCGGAAGACTCTCTGGTTATGGGTATCTCCGCTTTGGGATGCAGAAAGGTGTACTTGACTAGTGGTATCCTGGAAGATTTGCTAGATTGGGCAATGATACGTACAAGAGCCATCGCTAAGAATGGAAAATACGGAGAGTCTATGAAAATTTTGCTGAACGTCTATTCTTTCGACGACCACACGAAGAAGACCTTGAAGGCGAAGGGATTCTCTCTCGTTGCAAGCAGCAAAATCAAGGAAAGCAGAGTGTTAGGAGGCCTCTTcggatttgaaaaagaaTTATGGGGGGTTCAGTTCCACATCGAGGCCTCTGAAAAGGAATAACCAGTTTACCGCTATCTTTTCACCGAGGCAGtgctcttgatcttttcgtGGAACCTCGATTTGCATTCAGGAAGTGTTTTATACTGACCCTTATGTAAACCGAGGCCAAATAGATGCAAATAAGAATTGTGAAGAAAAATGCAAACGTCTGGACGAAACTACCGTGCCGTCCCGGTTTTACAGAAGCCTTTTCCTTAGTTTGATATAGTGGTCTAGATTTCGCCATCTTCCATCTTTGGAAGtcatctttctccattACTATCTTATCGTTAAATTCCTGGAGAAAATAAAGCTCTATTTCTCTCAAGAAGTCTTTTGACAGGCCATCCTTGCCTTTCAAATGATATTCGTTAGTTTCTATTCCGAGTATATCGACTGTTTGCGATAGCTCACCAGTGGAAGCACTGATTCCAATATATCGTTGATTGCTCTCAATGTTTCTTGGAAGCACGGTCGGAAGATGCGTATGCACAAGCTCTATCCAGTAATTTCCCTCTCTGGTATATTGGATGtcaatcttcaagaagttctCGCTTTCAATGTATATTAGCCGCAGCTGGACAGTTTCACCGGTCATAATGGATTTCTTCAGACGTATTTTGTTttgattgatcttgatTGCGGTAGTCTTCGCCCCGTCGCTATCTGCATCGTAGGCTTGCGTGCTTGGAGAAGTATTCAATATGATGTCTAGGAACGGAATCGGAGTTCCCGCTTTCCCATCGTTCTTATAGGTGTCGATGATCAGTGCCAAACCTGGAAGGTTCTTCGGTAGACCCATCATTTGTGTATCTCCAGCGACAATCCCACCAGAGTTTATTTCATACTGTCTTCTGGCATAAGATGACGCCAGATCTTGCAGCAAGAAATCCTTCTCCGGTGTGATGACAATAGCCATCCCATCTCCCATTAACCGAGATCGCATATTCCCTGCCTTTGGCGATATTCTGAACTTCACCACCGTCTCGAAGTTGTCAATCGTATTGTCCCCCAAACCATTCGATAGGATCAAGCCATGATGCCCACTGGAACCGGCCCTCGTAAGCCTTATGAACTCGTTGTTTCGTATCTCGGTTCCTCCTCCGACATACCAGAAGTTGCTAACCTTGTCTAAGAAGGGGATCGACAGGCTAGCATCCTGGTTCGGTACTCTTTGGATTTGCGATCTTCTTATGATCAGTCTGGACCCAGAGTCGCTGTCGACAAAATGCTCACTGCTGATTCGAAATACAGCAAAGACGGCAGCGATTGTGATGGCCACCACCAATTTCCGGAACCAGGGCCCCCGCATCAGCTCCCTCTCACTTTGTCCTAGCACAACTACGGTCGATCGAGTGATAACTTTCAAGCAGCGCATCTATGAACAAGGTGATAAAAGCCAAGCTTTGCTGGTAGGTTGCCAATTGGCCGCAATTGCAGTCGATGCGAGCTGGCAAGCCATGTCAGCACCGGCCTATTTTGCACAAGAGGTCCACTCAAGCCGACCGATCTTCTTGCCGGATCTCAGCCTAGTAAAGCAGTGAATCGAAGTCAAACTGATGAGAACGCAAGAATTAGCTGCTCGTTGCAACTTATTGCGAGATTATGGCCATTTCTAATCAATATCCGAGGGTTTAGATATGACCGTTTTTTAAGCATATAAAGTGAAAAGTTCACCAAACTCGAAGTGATAGAGGTGTCGTCTGCAAAACGAAGCCATTGAGTCAAGATGGGTAAGGTTCCAACTCCTAGATGCATCATTGTGAGACATGGTCAAACCGAATGGTCAAAATCTGGTCAGTATACAGGTTTAACGGATCTGCCATTGACGGAATATGGTGTAGGTCAGATGCGTAGGACTGCTGCttccatcttttcgaacAAGTTCATCGATCCAGATACCATCACGTATGTGTTCACTTCTCCTAGAACGAGGGCTAGGCAGACGGTGGATTTGATGTTGGAGCCGTTGACAGAGGAACAGAGATCGAGAATCCGCATTGTGGTGGATGAAGATCTCAGGGAATGGGAGTACGGTGATTACGAGGGACTTCTCACCCATGAGATTGTTGCACTCAGAAAATCTAGAGGGTTGGACCAAGAACGTCCCTGGAATATCTGGAGAGACGGTTGCGAAAACGGTGAGACTACACAACAGATTGGTCTGAGATTGTCCAGAGCACTTGCCAGGATTCAGAATCTGCACAGGGAGCATCAGGCGAAGGGTATTGCGTGCGATATCATGGTTT
The nucleotide sequence above comes from Torulaspora globosa chromosome 6, complete sequence. Encoded proteins:
- a CDS encoding uncharacterized protein (ancestral locus Anc_1.237), whose amino-acid sequence is MSNHDHTFQGRKKKLSGWVRRMIQPAKDASARNQLVSDEILGEETDLQASTASRSPNDDDGVSMKVLWDSGPVRAKSEPRSIERDSEQEPVDNVSITPLFSMCSSSVKSSTFSDSYSIQSTRATVVSGRTVETNSSTMAIPPASILGRTRASSITAPASSNSSVGPATPTSVAQPYHSHHRHYQGPSSRPSSMRHIQIQRDPSSDTINSSSTIK
- the PHO86 gene encoding Pho86p (ancestral locus Anc_1.238); the protein is MSGKDGLARRKPVEQVDASLDQPINVEAPPTIYGSAITPGLATASLNLSVDFIKQQQSLANRGMIHHYITKAVLVVVASIYLGRTITLPRNLSSGSVAEFAYQFMLFNRYPLGTSIALLALTFLCLLTVYSRVTETFFKSKISEATADSGKSCFGMNLREYILKPEKGPRDAQADNTYVIVYRETPIAVISLSENKSLSSEDSLVMGISALGCRKVYLTSGILEDLLDWAMIRTRAIAKNGKYGESMKILLNVYSFDDHTKKTLKAKGFSLVASSKIKESRVLGGLFGFEKELWGVQFHIEASEKE
- the UIP5 gene encoding Uip5p (ancestral locus Anc_1.239), whose amino-acid sequence is MRCLKVITRSTVVVLGQSERELMRGPWFRKLVVAITIAAVFAVFRISSEHFVDSDSGSRLIIRRSQIQRVPNQDASLSIPFLDKVSNFWYVGGGTEIRNNEFIRLTRAGSSGHHGLILSNGLGDNTIDNFETVVKFRISPKAGNMRSRLMGDGMAIVITPEKDFLLQDLASSYARRQYEINSGGIVAGDTQMMGLPKNLPGLALIIDTYKNDGKAGTPIPFLDIILNTSPSTQAYDADSDGAKTTAIKINQNKIRLKKSIMTGETVQLRLIYIESENFLKIDIQYTREGNYWIELVHTHLPTVLPRNIESNQRYIGISASTGELSQTVDILGIETNEYHLKGKDGLSKDFLREIELYFLQEFNDKIVMEKDDFQRWKMAKSRPLYQTKEKASVKPGRHGSFVQTFAFFFTILICIYLASVYIRVSIKHFLNANRGSTKRSRALPR
- the SHB17 gene encoding sedoheptulose-bisphosphatase (ancestral locus Anc_1.240): MGKVPTPRCIIVRHGQTEWSKSGQYTGLTDLPLTEYGVGQMRRTAASIFSNKFIDPDTITYVFTSPRTRARQTVDLMLEPLTEEQRSRIRIVVDEDLREWEYGDYEGLLTHEIVALRKSRGLDQERPWNIWRDGCENGETTQQIGLRLSRALARIQNLHREHQAKGIACDIMVFAHGHALRYFAGLWFMPCAEKACETAEERAQPKTYHDATVPYVALNKYKYLDYNPNFLLDAGGIGVLSYSHHNIDEPALALAGAFVSPPEEESQHGDVK